ttccaggttcatccatgtcacagcatgtctcagaacttcctttttacggttgaataatattccgttgtgtgGATATAGCATATCTGGTGTGTCCATTCATCTCTCGATGGgcgcttgggttgtttccacttttggcaattgcaaataatgccgctatgaacgtCGGGGTGCAcgtttttgtttgaacacctgttttcactttctctggGTATTTACCTACAAGTCCAACCGTCGGGTCCTATGGGAATTCTGTGTTTAAccattttccacagtggttgtgcCTTTTCACATGTTAATCTTGTACTGGCTTTTCAAGGTGGGAACTGGTGTGTGTGTTTACTTTTCTTAAACTGTAACAGAGTTATACATCTTGATTGTGCAACTCAAGTGTTTACCAAGGGAGCAAGCATGCCACGTAACCATTTCCCAGATGAACAAACAGCGTGagcagcgcccccccccccgagtGCTCCCCACCCCATATCCCCTTCCAGACTGCTCCCACCACCTGACCTCGAGCTCTGGGTGTTCCTTTTGCCTATTTCTGAACTTTATGTAAATACCATCATCCAGGTTGGGTGTTTTTTGGCACCTGGCTTCTTTGGCTCAGCATTTTATTTGCCCTAGTCAGAAATATGCCATTTCCATCACATGAAACACTTCCTGAACCCTCAGTGATTGCAAAAAAAGGGAAGGAACGACGGGAAAGACAAGTCATCGCTGGGGTGATGGTTTGAGGTGTGAAGAAACTTGTGTTCAGATGTGGGTATTGTTTCCTCTGGAGTTTTTAGCTTTCGATGGCTCTGTCATAATTTACACTTTACCCTCACACAGGAAATCTCGTTAAGGTGATGATTCTTAGGTCTGGAAGGGTCCTTGAAAGGCCGTCGCACTTCTCTTGTGGCTTTTGGACCGGACCGGGGTGCAAATCATTTCCGCAGATTTCCTGTTTGGTAGAAAACTAAAGATGAGGGTGAAAAGAGAGAGATGTCTgttgactttcatcactgtaccTTCTGTTTTTGCTGCAGGTGCAATGTCGGCTCCGGGACCCTACCAGGCGGCCGCCGGGCCTTCCTCCGTGCCAACCGCGCCGCCGTCCTACGAAGAGACGGTGGCGGTGAACAGCTACTTTCCCacgccgcccgcgcccgcgcccgcgccgggCCCGACCACGGGGCTGGTGTCAGGCCCCGATGGGAAAGGCGTGCACCCCCCCGCGTACTACACCCAGCCGGTGCCCGTCCCCAACGCCAACGCCAGTACGTGTGCCCGCGCGCTCTCCCCTGGCTCTTCCTTGGTCCTCCAGCCCAGCGTGGGGCCTCCCTTGAGCACGAGCAGAGGGGCTGGAGGGCCAGTCAGTCCAGCCTCACCCCCTTCTGAAATTCCACGTCCAGTCTTCTGGGGTCCACCGTGGCGAGGCTCGTGGTTGGGCCACGGTGACGTCGGGTTCCTTATCTCCCCCGTGTCCGCCATCACTAAGTCCAGAGGCACAACCAACTGTTTATTCAGAGACATTTGGGAGTGGGGGTTTTTATTTTAAACccccacccacatggagagccccTACCCCGGAGGCCAGGGCTGGACTgggagagtgggagagggagAAGCAGTAGCCACCAGCCAGAAGGGGTAAACGGGACCGCTCCCCACCATTAGTGCAGGTTGTTCCTTTGCCCTTGAACAGCTTCTTCATGGTCCCCACCCTTTGGTACTTTATGCTGTCCAGGTGTGTCCAGGTGTGCCCAGGTATGCAGCTGATTCAGTGTTACCAGCAGTTTAGGAAGAAATCGCCAGCTCAGAGTGGGCCCAGCAATCAGACCAGGTTCACTTAACCTCCCCGTGCCTCAGTGTGCTCATCCGTAAAACAGGGCTCGTCGAGTTCCTACATCCGTGAAGCGTTAAGCCTTTTttccatttggaaaaaagaaGTCATTATTACTGCCTTTGAGTTTTGACCCCTTGAGATGAAAGAAGTGATATTAACTTTAGACGATTTTAGATCACACTGGTATTAATTACTTTTTCTTGTAAGGAGAGGCTTTATTTGAAAGGATTATTGCgagggagagaggggaaattGCAATAGGGAGAATGCGCTCTGGCCGTTAAGATCGGCAAGCAGCTCAAGGGTTAGACCAAAAGGTTGTTTTTAGAAAGGAGTCATAAAGAGCATTCttgaacaacaacagcaaaaagcaCTTTAAATTTACACATAACTGGTAAAATATGCTTCAGCTTCGTTTCTTTTCCAGAGGGAGGGTCTCTGAGTATTAAGTTCCGTTAGCTCTGGGCACCGGTTAATTCGCCCTAGTACGTAGAGATAGAAATGGCAGCCTAACAACctaggaagaaaaagagggaagtcACTTTGACAGAAATATGAGCACCTTTGCCAACAAACAGAATCCGCAGCACTTGAAGTGCTAAACTGGTTCCCTCATTTCCCTTGCTCGAGATGTTCTGATTACCGGGAGTGTCCAGACATGCTCTCAAATAGTTTTCTTAGCTTCATTTCACATTCTCGTTTTCATGCATCAACAAGGCTCACCTTGAAGAGCTGGGGGCGGCGTTCCCCGGCTTGGAAAGCTCCGCCCCCATCGCGGGACTCCGGGGTTCGTGGAGGGGCCCCAGTGAAAAGACATCGGGGGAGgctgctctgtgccaggcgcAGCGCGAGGCCCTTAGCGGTGGTTACGCCTTAGCCGCGGCTCTGCGAGGGAGGCCCTGCTGGTTCCATTTTTTCAGAGAAGTTTATTGAGCTGTAATTCACATAAAGTTAAAACCCAGTGCATTTTATTATAGtcatagagttgtgcaaccatcaccacaatctacttccagaacatttccatcaaccCAAAAAGAAACCTTGTCACTCCCCGTCGCCCCCTTTGCCCAGCCCTTGGCAACCATTAGCAGatggatggagaaactgaggctaacCCTCATCCCGTCACTGTTTCTCCGATTACTACTTGCAGACCACCTTAGAATCACTGGGGGGCTCATAAAGCAGCTTGTGGGGACCCCGCACCAGGTCTGCTGAGTCAGGTTTTGGGGGGTAGGACCCACGACGCTGCAGTCTCCGTCCTCATTTGAACCCTGGTCTGGCCGTGCCAAAGCCCTCCTGGCCAGCAGTCTATAGTTCTCTTTGCCCTCTTGCCCACAGGGTCTGGTGAGACCCTCGGAGTCCAATCCTACAAACCTGTCGTGCTTCCCCTTCTGCCCTCCGTGTGGTTTCCGCGCCCCTTGTGGGCCGAGCGGCCCGTCCATCTGTCTCGTGGGCTGAACGGCCTGTCCGTCTTTCCTGCCCCCAGTTGCCGTGCAGACCGTGTATGTCCAGCAGCCCGTCTCCTTCTTCGACCGCCCGGTCCAGATGTGCTGTCCCTCCTGCAGCAAGATGATCGTGACCCGGCTCTCCTACACCGCCGGCGCCCTCACCTGGCTGTCCTGCGGGAGCCTGTGCCTCCTGGGGTGAGTGCTGCACGCGGGGTCCTGGGCCCCCAGCAGGGCTTCTCGCCCTCGGCGCCCCTGGCATCTGGACCCAGGCCGTTCTTTGCTGTCCTGGGCGTGGCCAGGTATTGGGCAGCATCCCTGGCTCCCACCCACTGGGTGCCAGCAGTGCCCCTCCCCCAGCAGTGACCGCCAAAGTGACTCCAGACCTTGCCCGCTGTCCCCTGAGGGGACTCCGCTGACCCCAGCCCCTGCTTTTGAGCTTATCAGCACCTGGAAGTTGTGCTTTCgtcatttcttctgcttttctCCTCGAACCCCTGGGACCACATTACAGGGCAAGCACTGCCGCCAGGAGATACCCTTTTGGATTTCTTTTCACCCTTagggatttcttttctttctaggaTTTCATGACCCAAATAGCAAAGTGTTCGTTTGACGCTGAAAAAAAGCTTTAAACAATTGGTGCATTAAAATACTTTATAGTAATCTCTTCAGAACGTCTTATCCTTTTATGACTTTTCCAATTGCCTCTACAGGGaaattgtataaatatttatgtctgCAGCCAAGGGTAttatatttaaagagataataGTTTCTGTTCTGGGAGAGAAACTCAGGAAACAATTGATTTTTAACCCCCAGCAGGCAAAGTAGccccctttttaattttaatttttattgtttggcGCTATATATATTTGTCACATCAGCTGTGCCGTCTTAACCATTTCTACGTGCACACTTCAGCGGCATTGATTGCGTTCACATTGTTGTGCTGCcgtcaccaccatctattaccaaagctttttcttcaccccaaacagaaactctgtttcCCTGAAGTGGTAGCTCGCCATTTCCCCTTCCACGGCCCCTGGGCACCTCAAATCCGCTCCCAGTCtctaaatttgcatttcctaggTATTTTGTGGAAGTGAGATCATCTGACATTTGTGCTTTGGGGTCTGGCCTGTGTCACTGCACAGGATGGCTTCGAGGTTCACATGccagaactgcattccttttttcAACAAGTAgcttctttttcctggcctcGTGAACCTCTCATTTTCTTCCTTGAAAGAAACAACTGTCCGTCAGTTTCCTTCCAAGAACCCTCAGTTTTTGTATAACTGGCTCATTCCTCCCCGTCGTCTGCCCGAGGCTTAGGTCAGGAAGGAACAGAATTTCTCCTCCTAATTTCGAGAGGCTCAAAGCCCCAGAGAGCTTAGCGAATTTCCTCCAGGTCACGTCACGGTCAGTGAGGAAGAAAGGAGACCAAGGCCCCTGATTCCATGTCCCACCCACGGCCCTGCGTTGCCAGTCGTGGATTTTATTCTTTGGACAGAAAAATCAATTATCTTTGAGCGTGGCTAGTAAGACTGATTTTTCTCTAGAAATCAGGGAAAGGAAGACTGGAGGCTTTACTGAGTGCTGACCTCTGCGGATCCGACTTATTGAAATTGAGGcagctcttctgtcccttcctttccttccttaaaTGGAGTCGAGTGAGTTCCAGGCCCGCTGCTTCTGAGCTGTGTGACTGTGGCCTGGTGACTTTCCCTCTCTGTGCTGCCATCTTGACTCCTCTGTAAACGGGATGATCATTTctgctttgggtttttttttaattgtttcttatttttttaaattaaccttTATTGTAACCGGTCTACAActcaaaatttgccattttaactgaTTTTAAGTGTGCCGTTCATTTGGTATGAATTAGGTACACagcgttgtgctaccatcaccaccatccattactcaAGCTTTTCCAGCACCCAGACAGAAGCTCtgcaccccttccccctccccccagcccctggtctCCTCTAAATCCACTTTCTGTTTCAGTGAATTTGCCTCTTGTAGGTATTTCAAGGCATTTCTAGGTATAAGTGGACTCAGATGCTTGTGTCCTTTTGTCTGACTTCTTCCACTCAGCGCCCTGTGTTCAGGGCTCCTCCAGAGCCGGGGCGGCTCGTTCAGCTTAGCGCCGTGCTGGTCTCCAGACGGATCGACTGCCCCTTATTTGAGCTTCTGGTACGCTTTTAGGCAACCGGAGGATGTTTCTTTCACAAGGTAGTTTCTTCATCGGCCTATTTCCAGGTTCTGCTTATTGTAAATCAGTGTCTTCCTCTAAAATGTTGACTCCCACCCTGCGTTTGGCAAGCATCACTGTTTGCTGGTGTTGGATTGTGTAGGTCGAGAGAGGCATTACTTGGAAAACTTTATTTGGCTGTTGCTTCACTCTCCAAGTGAAAAAGAGAGCGGTAAGAATCCAAGAGATGGACAGCCCCAGACAGGGCAGCGCAGGCACCACAGGAGCCCACTGCCTGTTTTGAGTTTCCTTGGATACACAGACACGCCCATTTGTTTACTGTCGTCTATAGCTGCTTCATACCAGTAAGGGCAGAGTTGGATAGTTGTGGCATAGAGCGTATGGGCCACGAAGCTTAAAATCTGCCCTATCTGGCTCTTGACAAAAATATCGACCCACCCCGTCTAAGACTTTGAAAGATACTGAAGTGACTTGACATTTGTCAAGACATCCAGATGGCACCCCTGGTGCTGGGAGACTTACTCGTTTCCTGAGGTTTCAGTAACAAATTCCCACTCACTGGGTGCCTAGAAAGAACAGATTTACTCTGTCACAGTTTAGAGGCTGACGTCCGACGTCACGGTCTCGGCAGGGTCCTGCTCTCCCCGAAGGCTCTTGGGGAGGAGCCttcctggcctctgcagcttcCGTGGGCTCCAGGTGCTCCTTGGCTCGGGCCCCACCCCTCCAGTGCCTGCCTGCCTTCACCTGGCCGCCGCCTCTTCTCCCCGGGTCTCTCCGCTGGGTGACTCTTAGAAGGACACTTGTCGTTGGATTTAGGGGCTGTCCTAAATCCAGGATCATTTCATCTTGAGGTCCCCAAGTcagtcacatctgcaaagaccctttctcCAGGAAGGTCCCATTCCTGGGTACTGGGAGTTAGGACTTAGACCTGTGTTTTGGGGTCACCGTTGAACGCAGTGCGGTCTCTAATGTGTCCTGTTGTGTGGCTCTTGTGTCCTCTAGGTGCGCAGCGGGCTGCTGCTTCATCCCCTTCTGCGTGGACGCCCTGCAGGACGTGGACCACTACTGTCCCAACTGCCAGGCTCTCCTGGGCACCTATAAGCGTTTGTAGGACTCGGCGGTCCAGCTGTCACCCAGCTCCGCCCCAGTGGAGGTGCTGCCTTGGTGGTCTCATCAAGGGTTCCAGCATCATGTTTTCTTGGGGAAGTATCTGGCAAAAGTATCCAACCTCCAAACGCCAGAAATTGCTGCTTGGAGAATGCACGGGACATGCAGAGGCATTCACTTTGAGTGTTGGTTCAAGGGTTTCCCACCCATCATCTAAGAACCCAAGTCAAGCCATCTAACTGTGATTGTTGCCCTGTCTGGTGATTTGCCATTGGCTGGCTCCTTTTCCCGCCTCAGTGGGCCTTTCTGGTGGTGGTCTCAAACTGAGAAGCCACAGGTTGCCTTATTTTTGAGACTGTTCTGACCTGAATTAGGCTGGACCAGCCTGTAGTGCCTACCATTTATCCGCCCTGCCCCACCCTGATGACAGAAATCTTGCCTTATAGACATTAAGGGCTTGGCTCTCAGATTCTATCATTTGCagactttttcactttttcattagCACACAAAtacactttaatttttatattcttttttaagtacAAGGAGGAACTTTTATTACCCACCAGACAACATATCTTTGGGGTCTTGAATATATGTTAGAAAAAGAGGGCTGAGGCTTATCTATGGCCTGCCTTTCTTTGGTTCTACGTATCAGAGCCTCAGTGCCACTGTATGtgaagagctttttttttttcttgtacagGAATTGTGTGTATTAACAGTTTTTATGACCTCCTTTAGTCTTAAACATTCTTTGAACATAATTTTGAAAGGAGGGAATTTCTAGAACTATTTTCCATAACCATGTGACTGATACCATTTTCACCTTTGCCAATGTGCTCTCACTTCTTATATTTGAACAACAactacaatgaaaagaaacaaatacttttaTCTACTGGCTTTAATTGGATTGAGCATGGTTCTTAAAAATCTCTGTAATGGAATTCCCAGAGTGGAGCCCCTTTTGGGTTTCTGGGGTGGTGTTtggaaagataaaggaaaagtgTGTTTGAGCTTGGTCTGGGTACCAGGATGCTGGGAAGCTTGGGGACCTACCCTGTTTCAAAGGAATCTAAAGCCTGATTGTATTTTCCAGAAAGGCAATTTGTTTTGTAAAGCGGACGACTTGGTTTCTAAGACTCAAGCAGCAAGCCAGGGTTCTGGGTTAACTGCTGGGTCATCGTTGAAATCAAGACCCCCACCAGGCTCAACTTTCTGGAGTCCCCGTTTTGATAGCCCATTGGCACAGGGACCACATGTGAATAATATTATGTAGAAATCAAGCCTAGACCTTGGCTGAAATCTGTATATTGGCTAAAAAATTGTAATCCTAATAATCGATTCAGCTTATTCATTTGATGTTTTGAAAATTCCAGTAATTATTTTTTTGCAATGAATATGGATACCACATAGTACATTGGTTttatctgctttaaaaaaaataaagtctttggTTCAGTTGGTGAACAGTTTAACAGTTCCTAGGGTGTGAAGAAAGGTCTCCTGTCGTGTTTCCAGCCGTTGCTACAAAGAACCTTTATTTGCTCCCTAACGGTAGAAAATCCTGCGCGATAAAGACCTCAGGCTTGCTGAGCGTCCTATGGTGTCAGGATGACCGATGTGGAGTTGGGTGGCTTGCTCACGAGTCCGCTTTGAACGGTAGGTTATTGGAACCCGATAGGCGTCATCGGTGGCAGCAAGCCACAGCTTTCAAGTTCTAATAAAATGCACAGAAGCAAGCCGTCCTCATTCATTCCCTGAACAAAACCGGCCTTTGTTAATTGATCGGGTGGTTGTGAGATCCCGGAGG
Above is a window of Dasypus novemcinctus isolate mDasNov1 chromosome 23, mDasNov1.1.hap2, whole genome shotgun sequence DNA encoding:
- the LITAF gene encoding lipopolysaccharide-induced tumor necrosis factor-alpha factor, giving the protein MSAPGPYQAAAGPSSVPTAPPSYEETVAVNSYFPTPPAPAPAPGPTTGLVSGPDGKGVHPPAYYTQPVPVPNANAIAVQTVYVQQPVSFFDRPVQMCCPSCSKMIVTRLSYTAGALTWLSCGSLCLLGCAAGCCFIPFCVDALQDVDHYCPNCQALLGTYKRL